taacattttattttctctgcaaaTATGCTATACAAACCTAGAATCTTCTACAAAACTTGTGCTGGATTCCATAAAGAAGGCATTATCTTTGGTTTTACTTTAGAAAGTTATACAACGGAAATTTCATCTACTTAATAATTCAAAGTagataaaaggaataaatgacCATACTGTTTTTGTATAATCCAATAGAATTGTTTGATTCAAAACTATCATTTTGTGAGTTTTGTGTTGTGATCTTCCTATTTCTCTGCAAAGTGTATCCAGTATAATACTGGAAGAATGATTTAAATCTTAGGGAAGTTTTGAACAACTGGGGCTGTATATAACATTCtgcagagaaaaatgttttttactcTCTTATTTACAGAGTATTAGACTGAGAAATAAAATGCACTGGAATAGATTTGTCATTTGTGTTACTTAAAGAAGAAGTATAaaaatctctttgttttttgttatagGTTGCAAGATAACAGACAGTTTCGAGGTAGGGATAGCAGACGGGGGTGGCCAAGTGACAATCGATCCAATCAGTGGCATGGACGATCCTGGGGTAGCAATTACCCACAGCACAGACAAGAACCTTACTACCCCCACCAGTATGGACACTATGGTTACAACCAGCGGCCTCCCTATGGTTACTATTGATGGAATGTCAGCCGCTCTTAGTAAAACCATTTCCTCTGTTAACATGACAAAAGTTTGTATCTTCTGTTGGTCATAGTTTTACATGATTTCAGAGAATGGATTATTAACTTTTTGGGActtgtgactttaaaaaaaaaaaatgaaatcttaccggAGATGTGATGGTTCAGTATGCCCCTAAAAGGTTGTGGATTATATTGCCTGACTTCTACCTCAGATTCTTCTGTTTCCTGGCTTAATAGTGCTTTGAATTTGGTGTCTGTTTTCCTTGTTTGACCTCCAGGAGTTCTTTGttttacacagaaataaaaactttgaagtAGAAAATGCTTGATTCTACTTTGTAAGGTAAGGAAGTATCCATATACTCAGATGTGCTCATTCCTAAATTTTTACAGAGGTTGGTACAGTCAACTCATGAATGTACAACTATGCTTACTTGTATTGTACGTAACATCAGCAGTTAAAGGTAAAACAGTTGTAGATgcttcttttggcttttgttGTCATGACCATGGTACTTTATCATTACTTATTCCAGGTATGAGTCAGCTCCACAATcgctttgttctcttttttagaGGGATATCAAGAACAAAGCGGTAAACTGAGGAAGGGACCCTCCTCAGTTTCAGTGTCTAGTGGTGGTGAGATTGGGGCACACAGTCATTTCATTGCAAACTGTAAGGCTTTTGCTAACTTAAACGAAGCAGATCAGAATTCACATGTTATACAAAAGTCTGTGTAAATGTTGCCCCTTCCTTTCCTGTAGTATGTATATAATGCTGCATTCTGACTACTGATTTTTCTGGTATTTAATGTACCAATGACTTGATTGTACGGTATTATATTCACTTCCAAATGTGCACTTTTGCTGCTTCCTCTTGTATAAGTATAGTGATGCTATAACTTCCTTGTAGACTGATCATTTTATTCCAGATCACTTTAATGGCCATTATAATGgtgtaattcaaataaaatacaagattaaGCAATTTCTCGAGTTTTGGCAGTTAGAGCATCCATTAATATGATGAaccttctggcttttttttttttttttttttttttgcacttttccTTCAAATCTGTTGAAAAGGCTTATTTGGCTTAAGAGTAGTATTAAGAGTAGAAATGTCATCATagggaaaaagaatataaaggcaACTTCCTAAATCTGCCTTCTGCTGCCTTCTCTCTTAGCACTCCACTCTAAGCCTTGAGGTTGACTTCTCCAGGCACTACTTTTCCATGCTTGGGATCCAGCTCTCCTCTCCACTCCCCTTCCTGAAGAGCAATCCTTTCAGGTAGTTGTTTGATTGGAAAGGATCTAATAAATCAGGTCTTCACACTAAGAGGTACATAAAATTTTAACAGTAAGATAAGGGTTTTCCCTGTACCCCTCTAATTACATCAGTAGGCATAGTGCTGTTACATCTTTATCTTGATACTATAGATAGCCTAGAGAATTAAGAATGGCTTCACTGTACCCCaagatcttaaaaatatcttGTCAACCAATAAAGCACAGTACTGACTTGCTGGGATAGTAGCTGGCCACAGCTTCAGAACAGGATCCTGAAGGTCCTCTGCTGTGCCAGCTACTCGCACTAATTAGGGGGACCCATGGGTACATGGGGCAGGGTTGGAGTGAGGGATGGGTCTCAGGAAGCCTCAAGGAAAGGTTATTTTCCtgcagtatttaaatattttaatcctgATACAGTATGATCACAGATGGCTTGAGTATCAGCCCTACTTGAAAATATAAGAGTCCTTTGAGTATGAATTATTTCTGCATTCTGCATGAGTAGCCtctgtggtggtggttttttgttggtttttaaatagtcaccattgggatccctgggtggcgcagcggtttggtgcctgcctttggcccagggcgtgatcctggagacccaggatcaaatcccacgtcaggctcccggtgcatggagcctgcttctccctctgcctgtgtctctgcctctctctctctctgtgtgactatcataaaaaaaaaaaaaaaaaaaaaaagtcaccattaGACTCACCCCTATATGCTAAAAACTGAGAGGAAGTAAAAGTCATGGTTTCTGCTTTATGTGGGAAAGacaaagtaacatttttaaaaaattaaggataatttaaaagaaagttaaaatagtGTCAAATGTAACTAACCTCAAATAGTCTGTTGTAATAGCCTAAAGCATTAAGCATAAGGAGTCCTGGCTTCCACTCCTGTCCTTACTAAGTGTATGACCTTGAGAAAAATTAGTTAAACAGGAGCTTATTTGCTCTCCTGTAAAAATGAGGCTAATACTCACCCTGCCAGTCTTCACAGGGTCCTGATAAACGTAAGTGACCAAACATACAAGTGCTTACGATAGAAACTAGAGTTTCTGACTATTAACCCCCCAGTGGCACATAACTGGTACCATATAAACATCTGTTGACCAATGAGAGGGAATTTCTAAATTGTAAAGCACAGTGTAGATCTAAAGGATGTCGAGTAACTGATAGAAGATAAGGTAGGGCAGGAGACTTTGAGAGTAAAGATTTGTGATTCTTACATGAATTAGTATATGAATTAGCAAAAGAAGAAACTATATCCTTCAAAATATAACATTTcaaatatcaaagaaaatttatgtaaatattgaGCTAAAATTAGTAGCATTTGCTGTTTGGAAATTGGCActgatttaaaaatgtcaaatgctGATGATGTTAATAGCCAGGTTAATATCCTTTTGAGACTTAAGATagaagggtttgttttttttctttcttgagtgCTAGAAGGATTTGAGGTTATCTAAAGTATTCATAACCATGGGTCACAGCTCTAAGGATAGTTTGAACTCTTGAAACCAGACAGGAAAAAGACATCTTGTGAGATTTCTAGAATGattttggttttcaaatttgCATTCCTTATAATGCTCAACAGACAGGATGTAATTTTCCCTTTGCTAATTGGTGCCTAAAGGAAAATCTAGAACTTGATGATAGAATTAAGAGTTATGAAATATCAGCTTTTAGTTTAGAATactaaaatggaaggaaatgatCTTCTGCCCTGAATACTACTGATAACATTAATTCTGGATTCTAATAAAAGCACCACACTGTTTCTGAAGACCGTTATTTTAACTCCTTAAAAATTTTTCCTAGACCTATCCTGTTTGATTCATTCAACCCAAACACAGTTTTGGCTGTTAAGGAAACCTATGCCCCTGGCCTTTGCCTTCTAGTTTTTGTATCCCCAACAAGTAGATTCAAATAGATTATACCACTGGACTCCAAGGTAGCCTTGAGCAAGCATCTCCTCCTTTCCAGAAGTCTAGACCTCTACTAGGACCAGCTTTTGAGGAAAATAAGGACAGTAGCAGAGATCCCTGAACCCATGGTCTTTCTGGGAAAGAATGGCCTGGGTCCTGCTGGCTAGCTGGGCTCATCAGTAGGGCTACATAGCTTCAATTCCTGTACCACTGCTGAGGCTGCCAGGTGCCTGAGAAACATTCTTATCTGAGGAATTGGTTACCAATGCCCTCAGACTGGGAAAGTGAAGATAAGCTGTGGGTAATACCCcccatattttaagatttataggATGGTATGGGAGAACAGGTTAATGAAGAGGAC
The Canis lupus baileyi chromosome 2, mCanLup2.hap1, whole genome shotgun sequence genome window above contains:
- the RAMAC gene encoding RNA guanine-N7 methyltransferase activating subunit, whose translation is MTDTSEAVPNFEEMFASRFTEDDKEYQEYLKRPPESPPIIEEWNSRAGGNQRNRGNRLQDNRQFRGRDSRRGWPSDNRSNQWHGRSWGSNYPQHRQEPYYPHQYGHYGYNQRPPYGYY